A window of the Streptomyces griseochromogenes genome harbors these coding sequences:
- a CDS encoding helix-turn-helix transcriptional regulator gives MGVRLMVVDDHRLLAEALASALKLRGHRVLAAAAPAAGAADLVIARAPEVCLLGTAAPAEPGAFDPVVKIKRERPQVAVLVLGPVPSPRGIAAAFASGASGYVRHDERIEGVERAIMKARAGEAAVAPQLLQGAFGELLNPAAQPDDEGQRLLQMLTPREVEVLVRVADGEDTRLIAAGMGIAPSTARTHVQRVLMKLGVGSRLEAAALAARTGLLDRAGPLRDAPRPEL, from the coding sequence ATGGGAGTGCGGCTCATGGTCGTCGACGACCACCGGCTGCTCGCGGAGGCGCTGGCGTCGGCGCTCAAGCTGCGCGGTCACCGGGTGCTGGCCGCGGCCGCGCCGGCCGCGGGCGCGGCGGATCTGGTGATCGCGCGGGCACCGGAGGTGTGCCTGCTGGGCACGGCGGCGCCGGCCGAGCCGGGGGCCTTCGATCCGGTGGTGAAGATCAAGCGGGAGCGGCCGCAGGTGGCGGTGCTGGTGCTGGGCCCGGTGCCGTCGCCGCGGGGCATCGCGGCGGCCTTCGCCTCCGGCGCGTCCGGGTACGTACGGCACGACGAGCGGATCGAGGGGGTGGAGCGGGCCATCATGAAGGCCAGGGCGGGGGAGGCGGCGGTGGCGCCGCAGCTGCTGCAGGGCGCCTTCGGCGAGCTGCTCAACCCGGCGGCGCAGCCCGATGACGAGGGGCAGCGGCTGTTGCAGATGCTGACGCCGAGGGAGGTGGAGGTGCTGGTCCGGGTGGCCGACGGCGAGGACACCCGGCTGATCGCGGCCGGCATGGGCATCGCGCCGAGCACCGCGCGTACGCATGTGCAGCGGGTGCTGATGAAACTCGGCGTGGGGTCCCGCCTGGAGGCGGCGGCGCTGGCGGCCCGGACGGGACTG
- a CDS encoding PQQ-binding-like beta-propeller repeat protein: MTQPPPPPNQPPNQPPQQGGFGPPQDQPPAAPATPPPAPPTPPSLQKGGPQPGYGYPQQPPAPQPPQPGYGHPQTPQPPQPGYGYPQAPQPPQPGYGYPGAPVTQQNPYGQPASYTQQQGYGYPGAPVPPTAPQPALSGGGRNNATVAVIVSALVVIALIVAGGVWYAKSSGDDGKKDDTASSSGGTGGKNGSGGTTGGKEKVPSNPAADVLFQVPMPKTNDTVVTAGSWLTDKVYAKTGIAEIVGYDPAKGTKLWTLKLPGPVCAATKHLTSDDKTAIIFQPKMPGKDSSAGCSQIAAIDLDHGTKLWTKTVGVGDSPSDFENVTVAQHTAAVGSTGGGAAFDIDSGKLLWQPKPGDTCYDAGYGGGNKLVAVRKCGEYDNRQLRIQNIDPTSGKVISEYRMASGIEYASVVSTDPLVVAADVGDSAGDGSEVSDYFSIDNKTGKLLSHISAPGHTYGGRCDGITRIEDCKQIVAGNNRLYVPTEEHDGNGKYSQTNEIIAFDLTTGKETGQRAEAGDGYTLSPLRMDGPNLLAYKHPPYDKGGQVVSIDGNSFKATKLLENPATQDVRRAETTMLPDYAEFLYGQGRLYMSSVFAHKVSDSKDYKEYLLLAFGAGG, encoded by the coding sequence ATGACCCAGCCGCCCCCGCCGCCGAACCAGCCGCCCAACCAGCCTCCGCAGCAGGGCGGTTTCGGTCCGCCCCAGGACCAGCCGCCCGCGGCCCCGGCCACCCCGCCGCCGGCGCCCCCGACTCCGCCGAGCCTCCAGAAGGGCGGCCCCCAGCCCGGTTACGGCTACCCCCAGCAGCCCCCGGCACCGCAGCCGCCGCAGCCCGGCTACGGCCACCCGCAGACCCCCCAGCCGCCGCAGCCCGGCTACGGCTACCCCCAGGCCCCCCAGCCGCCCCAGCCCGGCTACGGCTACCCGGGCGCACCCGTCACCCAGCAGAACCCGTACGGCCAGCCCGCCTCGTACACCCAGCAGCAGGGGTACGGCTACCCGGGCGCACCCGTCCCGCCGACGGCGCCGCAGCCCGCGCTGTCCGGCGGCGGGCGCAACAACGCCACGGTGGCCGTCATCGTCTCGGCGCTCGTCGTGATCGCCCTGATCGTCGCCGGCGGTGTCTGGTACGCCAAGTCCTCCGGTGACGACGGCAAGAAGGACGACACCGCGAGCTCCAGCGGCGGCACGGGCGGCAAGAACGGCTCCGGGGGAACCACCGGCGGCAAGGAGAAGGTCCCGTCGAACCCCGCCGCCGACGTCCTCTTCCAGGTCCCGATGCCCAAGACGAACGACACCGTCGTCACCGCGGGCTCCTGGCTGACCGACAAGGTGTACGCCAAGACCGGCATCGCGGAGATCGTCGGCTACGACCCCGCCAAGGGCACCAAGCTGTGGACGCTCAAGCTGCCCGGCCCGGTGTGCGCGGCCACCAAGCACCTCACCTCGGACGACAAGACCGCGATCATCTTCCAGCCGAAGATGCCCGGGAAGGACTCCAGCGCGGGATGCAGCCAGATCGCGGCCATCGACCTCGACCACGGCACCAAGCTGTGGACCAAGACGGTCGGCGTCGGTGACTCCCCGAGCGACTTCGAGAACGTGACGGTCGCCCAGCACACCGCCGCGGTCGGCAGCACCGGCGGCGGCGCCGCGTTCGACATCGACTCCGGCAAGCTGCTGTGGCAGCCGAAGCCGGGGGACACCTGCTACGACGCCGGGTACGGCGGCGGCAACAAGCTGGTCGCGGTCCGCAAGTGCGGCGAGTACGACAACCGCCAGCTGCGCATCCAGAACATCGACCCGACGTCCGGCAAGGTGATCTCCGAGTACAGGATGGCCTCGGGCATCGAGTACGCCAGCGTCGTCTCGACCGACCCGCTGGTGGTGGCCGCCGACGTCGGTGACAGCGCGGGCGACGGCAGCGAGGTCTCGGACTACTTCTCCATCGACAACAAGACCGGCAAGCTGCTCAGCCACATCTCCGCGCCCGGCCACACCTACGGGGGCCGCTGCGACGGCATCACCCGCATCGAGGACTGCAAGCAGATCGTCGCCGGCAACAACAGGCTGTACGTGCCGACCGAGGAACACGACGGCAACGGCAAGTACAGCCAGACCAACGAGATCATCGCCTTCGACCTGACCACCGGCAAGGAGACCGGCCAGCGCGCCGAGGCCGGCGACGGCTACACGCTCTCCCCGCTGCGCATGGACGGTCCCAACCTGCTCGCCTACAAGCACCCGCCGTACGACAAGGGCGGCCAGGTCGTGAGCATCGACGGGAACTCCTTCAAGGCGACCAAGCTGCTGGAGAACCCGGCCACGCAGGACGTACGGCGGGCGGAGACCACGATGCTGCCGGACTACGCGGAGTTCCTGTACGGACAGGGCCGGCTCTACATGTCGTCGGTGTTCGCGCACAAGGTGTCGGACAGCAAGGACTACAAGGAATACCTGCTGCTCGCATTCGGCGCGGGCGGCTGA
- a CDS encoding PQQ-binding-like beta-propeller repeat protein, protein MTQPPDQPPQGGFGAPQDQPPQGGGFGAPPSPPPGPPQAPAQPPQPQPGYGYPQQPGAYAQPGPYGLPAQPGPYAAQPGYGYPQQPQYPGQPQYPGAPGTPPGGKPASHKTALIVGAAAAALLLIGGAVYVVTSDDGGGKKKPVAEKSGDGKHSSSGKPVDPGNGNGNGGADPDNLNDGRKPGEAKVLWYKSAPDAPGSGADAPGMWITGKTAVKAAYKQVFAYDAGNGSSAWDPIAFPQKICAVTPQKSADDKIVVAYMNGVSSRAKCNQLQQIDLSTGEKGWSGQVADGGLFDTAMNVELTISGKTLMVGRSESGTAYDIDSGRKLYSKEKYGSACFPAAFAGGSGRLVQVASCGAGGSNEHDEIQELDPATGKVKWTQPVKKGWAVARVYSLDPLVVYLTNQDKKAWNISTFTKTGKFRSEVKVNEKFAPRCGWAILERDLQGCQGVAVDADTLYLPTNATTGANEIVAVSLADGKAKWRVQSPSDESMFPMKTQGGKLIAYVQPSYDTGGQIVSIPVTGGSHKPAKLLQNPSGTAEIENGFFQGAIDWADGRFFISSTRLTGNDDSKEKLMMAFGN, encoded by the coding sequence ATGACTCAGCCGCCCGACCAGCCGCCGCAGGGTGGCTTCGGAGCACCGCAGGACCAGCCGCCGCAGGGCGGCGGATTCGGCGCCCCGCCGTCTCCGCCGCCCGGCCCGCCCCAGGCACCGGCTCAGCCACCTCAGCCCCAGCCCGGCTACGGCTACCCCCAGCAGCCCGGCGCCTACGCGCAGCCGGGCCCGTACGGCCTGCCCGCGCAACCCGGCCCGTACGCCGCGCAGCCCGGCTACGGCTACCCGCAGCAGCCGCAGTACCCGGGGCAGCCCCAGTACCCGGGCGCGCCCGGCACCCCGCCCGGTGGCAAGCCGGCGTCCCACAAGACCGCGCTGATCGTCGGTGCCGCGGCGGCCGCGCTGCTCCTCATCGGCGGCGCCGTCTACGTGGTCACGAGCGACGACGGCGGCGGCAAGAAGAAGCCGGTCGCCGAGAAGAGCGGCGACGGCAAGCACTCCTCCTCCGGCAAGCCGGTCGACCCCGGCAACGGAAACGGCAACGGCGGTGCGGACCCGGACAACCTCAACGACGGCCGCAAGCCCGGCGAGGCGAAGGTGCTCTGGTACAAGTCGGCACCCGACGCCCCGGGTTCCGGCGCGGACGCGCCCGGCATGTGGATCACCGGCAAGACGGCGGTGAAGGCGGCGTACAAGCAGGTCTTCGCCTACGACGCGGGCAACGGCAGCTCGGCCTGGGACCCGATCGCCTTCCCGCAGAAGATCTGTGCGGTCACCCCGCAGAAGTCGGCCGACGACAAGATCGTCGTGGCGTACATGAACGGCGTCAGCAGCCGTGCCAAATGCAACCAGCTCCAGCAGATCGACCTCAGCACCGGCGAGAAGGGCTGGAGCGGCCAGGTCGCCGACGGCGGGCTGTTCGACACCGCGATGAACGTCGAGCTGACCATCAGCGGCAAGACGCTGATGGTGGGCCGCTCGGAGTCGGGCACGGCGTACGACATCGACAGCGGCCGCAAGCTGTACAGCAAGGAGAAGTACGGCTCGGCCTGCTTCCCGGCCGCGTTCGCCGGCGGCTCGGGCCGGCTCGTCCAGGTGGCCTCCTGCGGCGCGGGCGGCAGCAACGAGCACGACGAGATCCAGGAACTCGACCCCGCCACCGGCAAGGTCAAGTGGACGCAGCCGGTCAAGAAGGGCTGGGCGGTCGCGCGGGTCTATTCCCTCGACCCGCTCGTGGTCTACCTGACCAACCAGGACAAGAAGGCCTGGAACATCTCCACCTTCACCAAGACCGGCAAGTTCCGCTCGGAGGTCAAGGTGAACGAGAAGTTCGCCCCTCGCTGCGGCTGGGCGATCCTCGAACGCGACCTGCAGGGCTGCCAGGGCGTCGCCGTCGACGCCGACACGCTCTACCTGCCGACGAACGCGACGACCGGCGCCAACGAGATCGTCGCCGTCAGCCTCGCCGACGGCAAGGCGAAGTGGCGCGTCCAGTCGCCCTCGGACGAGTCGATGTTCCCGATGAAGACGCAGGGCGGCAAGCTCATCGCCTATGTGCAGCCGTCGTACGACACGGGCGGCCAGATCGTGTCGATCCCGGTGACCGGCGGCTCGCACAAGCCGGCCAAGCTGCTGCAGAACCCCTCGGGCACCGCCGAGATCGAGAACGGCTTCTTCCAAGGCGCCATCGACTGGGCCGACGGACGCTTCTTCATCTCCTCCACCCGGCTGACCGGCAACGACGACTCGAAGGAGAAGCTGATGATGGCCTTCGGCAACTGA
- a CDS encoding ABC-F family ATP-binding cassette domain-containing protein, with product MAVNLVNVENVSKVYGTRALLDGVSLGVSEGDRIGVVGRNGDGKTTLIRMLAKLEEADTGRVTHSGGLRLGVLTQHDSLDPAATVRHEVIGDMADHEWAGNAKVRDVLTGLFGGLDLPGFPKGLDTVIGPLSGGERRRIALAKLLIEEQDLLVLDEPTNHLDVEGIAWLARHLRDRRSALVCVTHDRWFLDQVCTRMWDVQRGDVYEYEGGYSDYVFARAERERIAATEEAKRQNLIRKELAWLRRGAPARTSKPRFRVEAANELIADVPPPRDSSELMKFASSRLGKTVFDLENVTVQAGPKVLLQHVTWQLGPGDRIGLVGVNGAGKTSLLRAMAQAARTEGEEQPVGGRVAVGKTVKLAYLSQEVAELDPALRVLEAVQQVRERVDLGKGREMTAGQLCETFGFNKEKQWTPVGDLSGGERRRLQLLRLLMDEPNVLFLDEPTNDLDIETLTQLEDVLDGWPGSMIVISHDRFFVERTTDRVFALLGDGALRMLPRGIDEYLERRQRMEEAVAAQTAAAAPKAAAAEKSAADQRAAKKELQKIERQLDKISEKESTLHARIAENATDFAKVAELDGQLRDLAGEREELELRWLELAEDA from the coding sequence ATGGCCGTCAACCTGGTCAATGTCGAGAACGTCAGCAAGGTGTACGGCACCCGTGCCCTGCTGGACGGCGTCTCGCTCGGCGTGTCCGAGGGCGATCGGATCGGCGTGGTGGGCCGCAACGGCGACGGCAAGACCACCCTCATCCGGATGCTCGCCAAGCTGGAGGAGGCGGACACCGGACGCGTCACCCACTCCGGCGGGCTGCGCCTCGGCGTGCTCACCCAGCACGACTCCCTCGACCCCGCCGCCACCGTCCGGCACGAGGTCATCGGTGACATGGCCGACCACGAGTGGGCGGGCAACGCCAAGGTCCGGGACGTGCTGACCGGACTGTTCGGCGGGCTCGACCTGCCGGGCTTCCCCAAGGGCCTGGACACCGTCATCGGACCGCTGTCCGGCGGCGAGCGGCGCCGTATCGCGCTCGCCAAGCTGCTCATCGAGGAACAGGACCTCCTCGTCCTCGACGAGCCCACCAACCACCTCGACGTCGAGGGCATCGCCTGGCTCGCCCGGCACCTGCGGGACCGGCGCTCGGCGCTGGTCTGCGTGACCCACGACCGCTGGTTCCTCGACCAGGTCTGCACCCGCATGTGGGACGTCCAGCGCGGTGACGTGTACGAGTACGAGGGCGGCTACTCCGACTACGTCTTCGCGCGCGCGGAGCGCGAGCGGATCGCCGCCACCGAGGAGGCCAAGCGGCAGAACCTGATCCGCAAGGAGCTGGCCTGGCTGCGGCGCGGGGCGCCCGCCCGTACCTCCAAGCCGCGCTTCCGGGTCGAGGCCGCCAACGAGCTGATCGCGGACGTGCCGCCGCCCCGGGACAGCAGCGAGCTGATGAAGTTCGCCTCCTCCCGCCTCGGCAAGACGGTCTTCGACCTGGAGAACGTCACCGTGCAGGCCGGGCCCAAGGTGCTGCTCCAGCACGTCACTTGGCAGCTCGGCCCCGGCGACCGCATCGGCCTGGTCGGCGTCAACGGCGCCGGAAAGACCTCCCTGCTGCGGGCCATGGCCCAGGCGGCTCGGACCGAGGGCGAGGAGCAGCCGGTCGGCGGACGGGTCGCCGTCGGCAAGACCGTCAAGCTCGCCTACCTCTCCCAGGAGGTCGCGGAACTCGACCCCGCCCTGCGGGTCCTGGAGGCCGTGCAGCAGGTCCGCGAACGCGTCGACCTCGGCAAGGGCCGCGAGATGACCGCCGGACAGCTGTGCGAGACGTTCGGTTTCAACAAGGAGAAGCAGTGGACGCCGGTCGGTGACCTGTCGGGTGGCGAGCGGCGGCGCCTGCAGCTGCTGCGCCTCCTGATGGACGAGCCGAACGTCCTCTTCCTCGACGAGCCCACCAACGACCTCGACATCGAGACCCTCACCCAGCTGGAGGACGTCCTCGACGGCTGGCCCGGCTCGATGATCGTGATCTCCCACGACCGGTTCTTCGTGGAGCGAACCACCGACCGCGTGTTCGCCCTTCTCGGTGACGGCGCCCTGCGCATGCTGCCGCGCGGTATCGACGAGTACCTGGAGCGGCGGCAGCGGATGGAGGAGGCGGTCGCCGCGCAGACGGCCGCCGCGGCCCCCAAGGCCGCCGCCGCGGAGAAGAGCGCCGCCGACCAGCGTGCCGCCAAGAAGGAACTCCAGAAGATCGAGCGCCAGTTGGACAAGATCTCCGAGAAGGAGTCCACACTGCACGCCCGGATCGCCGAGAACGCCACCGACTTCGCGAAGGTCGCCGAACTGGACGGCCAGTTGCGGGATCTGGCCGGGGAGCGCGAGGAACTGGAGCTGCGCTGGCTGGAACTGGCGGAGGACGCGTAG
- a CDS encoding ankyrin repeat domain-containing protein, whose amino-acid sequence MGGQDGGRLVAAVRRGEAEPVRELLDAGADPDTLDDSTGLPVLCSAIAAYDDPVAEALVEYGADPLRRLPDGTTPLLRAVDSGSLWLMWAVFPEVVQRPGPAREELLDRARHWARTDPEAELRRRTGLPGPVERTRRDDEIGCWYESLALGGQTLYDGHLAILTTLEARLRLRTPFGELLARARAYPDRNHQTWTETVTALGKRLDDETWATAEDMSRDPDPLNRLFAADVLLSLIIGDPAGGGQPFLERARELVPWTERERDVEVLDVLLNALTWAEDLGTKGVGLRYLAHPDPRIRSWVPELLDADADGLSPQSLAALLDLARDPDADVRARTCHWLEHHRGPEPEIGDALLELTRDERQRTRIHAVAGLAYRDDPRCVEAETRIGPIEPDLAEQEPPLLAVRYYRRRQEEQKSGG is encoded by the coding sequence ATGGGCGGGCAGGACGGGGGACGGCTCGTCGCAGCCGTACGGCGCGGAGAAGCCGAGCCGGTCCGGGAGCTGCTGGACGCCGGGGCCGATCCGGACACGCTCGACGACAGCACGGGCCTGCCCGTGCTCTGCTCGGCGATCGCCGCGTACGACGATCCGGTCGCCGAGGCACTGGTGGAGTACGGGGCCGACCCGCTGCGCAGGCTGCCCGACGGCACCACCCCGCTGCTGCGGGCGGTGGACAGCGGCTCGCTGTGGCTGATGTGGGCCGTGTTCCCCGAGGTGGTACAACGTCCCGGCCCGGCCCGCGAGGAGCTGCTGGACCGGGCCCGCCACTGGGCGCGGACCGACCCGGAGGCCGAACTGCGCCGCAGGACCGGCCTGCCGGGGCCGGTCGAGCGGACCAGACGGGACGACGAGATCGGCTGCTGGTACGAGAGCCTCGCGCTCGGCGGACAGACGCTGTACGACGGACACCTGGCGATCCTCACCACCCTGGAGGCCAGGCTCCGGCTGCGCACGCCCTTCGGTGAACTTCTCGCGCGCGCCCGGGCGTACCCGGACCGGAACCACCAGACGTGGACGGAGACGGTGACAGCGCTGGGCAAACGGCTGGACGACGAGACCTGGGCCACGGCCGAGGACATGAGCCGCGACCCCGACCCGCTGAACCGTCTCTTCGCCGCCGACGTGCTGCTGTCCCTGATCATCGGAGACCCGGCGGGAGGCGGCCAGCCGTTCCTGGAGCGGGCGAGGGAGCTGGTCCCCTGGACCGAACGGGAGCGGGACGTGGAGGTGCTCGACGTCCTGCTCAACGCGCTGACGTGGGCCGAAGACCTGGGGACCAAGGGGGTCGGCCTGCGCTACCTCGCGCATCCGGATCCCCGGATCCGTTCCTGGGTGCCGGAGCTGCTGGACGCCGACGCGGACGGGCTCAGCCCGCAGAGCCTGGCCGCCCTGCTCGACCTGGCGCGTGACCCGGACGCCGACGTGCGCGCCCGGACGTGTCACTGGCTCGAACACCATCGAGGTCCCGAGCCGGAGATAGGGGACGCGCTGCTGGAACTCACGCGCGACGAGCGGCAGCGCACCCGGATCCACGCCGTTGCCGGCCTGGCCTACCGCGACGACCCGCGCTGCGTGGAGGCCGAAACACGCATCGGTCCCATCGAGCCGGACCTCGCCGAGCAGGAGCCGCCGCTGCTCGCGGTCCGGTACTACCGGCGCCGTCAGGAGGAGCAGAAGAGCGGGGGCTGA
- a CDS encoding 4-(cytidine 5'-diphospho)-2-C-methyl-D-erythritol kinase → MSVTVRVPAKVNVQLAVGAARPDGFHDLANVFLAVGLYDEVTVSPADELRVTCEGPDAGQVPLDGTNLAARAAVALAGRRGIEPAVHIHIAKDIPVAGGMAGGSADGAGALLACNTLWNAGASRAELLAICADLGSDVPFSLVGGAALGTGRGEQLTALEVGGTFHWVFAMAERGLSTPAVFREFDRLAEGRDIPEPVASPDLLDALAKGDPEALAAAVSNDLQPAALSLFPELADTLDAGRGAGALAALVSGSGPTTAFLARDPESATKIADVLRASGTCRTVRTATAPAPGATVTGGPAAR, encoded by the coding sequence GTGAGCGTCACGGTACGGGTGCCGGCGAAGGTCAACGTCCAGCTCGCGGTGGGCGCCGCCCGCCCCGACGGGTTCCACGACCTCGCCAACGTCTTCCTCGCCGTCGGCCTCTACGACGAGGTCACCGTGAGCCCGGCGGACGAGCTGCGCGTCACCTGCGAGGGGCCGGACGCCGGCCAGGTCCCGCTGGACGGCACCAACCTCGCCGCGCGCGCGGCCGTCGCGCTCGCCGGGCGCCGGGGCATCGAGCCGGCCGTGCACATCCACATCGCCAAGGACATCCCGGTCGCCGGCGGCATGGCGGGCGGCAGCGCGGACGGCGCCGGCGCGCTGCTCGCCTGCAACACGCTGTGGAACGCCGGCGCCTCCCGCGCCGAACTCCTCGCCATCTGCGCAGACCTGGGCAGCGACGTGCCCTTCAGCCTGGTCGGGGGCGCGGCCCTCGGCACCGGGCGCGGCGAGCAGCTGACCGCCCTGGAGGTCGGCGGCACCTTCCACTGGGTGTTCGCGATGGCCGAGCGCGGGCTGTCGACCCCGGCCGTCTTCCGCGAGTTCGACCGGCTCGCCGAGGGGCGTGACATCCCCGAGCCGGTCGCCTCGCCCGACCTGCTCGACGCGCTCGCCAAGGGCGACCCCGAGGCGCTCGCGGCCGCCGTCTCCAACGACCTGCAGCCCGCCGCGCTCTCCCTCTTCCCCGAGCTGGCCGACACCCTCGACGCGGGCCGCGGCGCGGGCGCCCTCGCCGCGCTCGTCTCCGGCTCGGGTCCCACCACGGCCTTCCTCGCCCGCGACCCCGAGTCGGCCACGAAGATCGCCGACGTCCTCCGGGCCTCCGGCACCTGCCGTACGGTGCGCACGGCGACGGCGCCCGCGCCGGGTGCCACGGTGACCGGCGGCCCCGCCGCACGGTAA
- the rsmA gene encoding 16S rRNA (adenine(1518)-N(6)/adenine(1519)-N(6))-dimethyltransferase RsmA: MSSPTPDALLGPADIRELAAALGVRPTKQRGQNFVIDANTVRRIVRTAEVRPDDVVVEVGPGLGSLTLALLEVADRVTAVEIDDVLAAALPTTVAARMPERADRFALVHSDAMHVTELPGPAPTALVANLPYNVAVPVLLHMLDTFPSIERTLVMVQSEVADRLAAAPGNKVYGVPSVKANWYADVKRAGAIGRNVFWPAPNVDSGLVSLVRRAEPIDTTASKKEVFAVVDAAFAQRRKTLRAALAGWAGSAAAAEDALVAAGVSPQARGESLTVQEFARIAEHGKAGK; this comes from the coding sequence GTGAGCAGCCCCACCCCCGACGCCCTCCTCGGTCCGGCCGACATCCGTGAGCTCGCGGCAGCGCTCGGTGTCCGTCCCACCAAGCAGCGCGGCCAGAACTTCGTGATCGACGCGAACACCGTTCGCCGTATCGTCCGCACCGCCGAGGTCCGCCCCGACGACGTGGTCGTCGAGGTCGGCCCGGGGCTCGGCTCGCTCACCCTCGCGCTGCTGGAGGTCGCCGACCGGGTCACCGCCGTCGAGATCGACGACGTGCTGGCCGCCGCGCTGCCCACCACCGTCGCCGCCCGCATGCCGGAGCGCGCCGACCGGTTCGCGCTGGTCCACTCCGACGCCATGCACGTGACGGAACTGCCCGGCCCCGCACCGACGGCCCTGGTGGCCAACCTGCCCTACAACGTGGCCGTACCGGTGCTGCTGCACATGCTCGACACCTTCCCGAGCATCGAGCGCACCCTCGTGATGGTCCAGTCCGAGGTCGCCGACCGGCTCGCCGCCGCGCCCGGCAACAAGGTGTACGGCGTGCCGTCCGTGAAGGCCAACTGGTACGCCGACGTGAAGCGCGCCGGTGCCATCGGGCGCAACGTCTTCTGGCCCGCGCCGAACGTCGACAGCGGCCTGGTCTCGCTCGTGAGGCGGGCCGAGCCGATCGACACCACGGCCTCCAAGAAGGAGGTCTTCGCGGTCGTCGACGCGGCGTTCGCGCAGCGCCGCAAGACCCTGCGGGCGGCACTGGCCGGCTGGGCCGGATCCGCGGCGGCCGCCGAGGACGCCCTGGTCGCGGCCGGGGTCTCGCCGCAGGCACGCGGGGAGTCACTGACGGTGCAGGAATTCGCGCGGATCGCCGAGCACGGGAAGGCGGGCAAGTGA
- a CDS encoding resuscitation-promoting factor, whose translation MSKSQYETYEAYGPYSAPDGPPGGAHDGTWPGMHDAETVAYGVGYGSAYGVAHHDTYRPAYEAQAPEPAQLPTRTPGYARVSEPVLPRQSTSPFEDAEGALQEEESAPYDEMGPFHGESGALYDEASPFCEDMGETGEGAGELRVRRRASRRAPRRRRARTPERPESTMRRLLPQALVVAFLAGGTTAFVAKDKTVELSVDGKQRTLHTFTDDVSELLAAEDVQVGAHDMVVPAPGTALASGDQVAVHYGRPVRLTLDGQRHEVWTTAHTVDGALRELGVRAEGAYLSASRSQGIGRTGLTLDVRTERAVTVMADGHTRTIRTNAATVREAVEEAGISLRRQDTTSVPLGSFPRDGQTVTVLRVTGVTEVREELIPFAVERTEDPTLFKGTEVIEWPGQPGLRRITYLLRTVNGVQEKPRKEKSEVVRKPSKQVVKVGTKPRPKSVQGADHLDWHGLAVCESGGRPGAVDPSGTYGGLYQFDARTWHSLGGLGRPQDATAEEQTFRAKRLYVRRGASPWPHCGGRLHK comes from the coding sequence GTGAGCAAGTCGCAGTACGAGACGTATGAGGCGTATGGCCCCTACAGCGCACCGGACGGCCCGCCAGGCGGCGCGCACGACGGTACGTGGCCCGGCATGCACGACGCGGAGACGGTCGCGTACGGGGTCGGCTACGGAAGCGCGTACGGGGTGGCGCACCACGACACCTACCGGCCCGCGTACGAGGCGCAGGCACCCGAGCCGGCGCAGCTGCCGACGCGGACACCGGGGTACGCGCGGGTGAGCGAGCCGGTACTGCCGAGGCAGAGCACCAGCCCGTTCGAGGACGCGGAAGGCGCGCTCCAGGAAGAGGAGAGCGCGCCCTACGACGAGATGGGCCCGTTCCACGGCGAGAGCGGCGCGCTCTACGACGAGGCGAGCCCGTTCTGCGAAGACATGGGCGAGACGGGTGAAGGGGCGGGCGAGCTGCGGGTGCGCCGCAGGGCGAGCAGGCGGGCCCCGCGCCGGCGCAGGGCGCGTACCCCCGAGCGTCCGGAGTCCACCATGCGCCGTCTGCTGCCGCAGGCGCTGGTCGTCGCGTTCCTCGCCGGCGGCACCACCGCCTTCGTCGCCAAGGACAAGACGGTCGAGCTGAGCGTCGACGGCAAACAGCGCACGTTGCACACCTTCACCGACGACGTGTCGGAACTGCTGGCCGCGGAGGACGTGCAGGTAGGGGCGCACGACATGGTGGTGCCCGCCCCCGGCACGGCGCTCGCCAGCGGCGACCAGGTCGCGGTGCACTACGGGCGCCCCGTACGGCTCACGCTGGACGGCCAGCGGCACGAGGTGTGGACGACGGCGCACACGGTGGACGGGGCGCTCAGGGAGCTGGGGGTGCGTGCGGAGGGCGCGTATCTGTCGGCCTCGCGCTCCCAGGGCATCGGCCGCACCGGGCTCACGCTCGACGTACGCACCGAGCGCGCCGTCACGGTCATGGCGGACGGCCACACCCGCACCATCCGCACCAACGCGGCCACCGTCCGCGAGGCCGTCGAAGAGGCGGGCATCTCCCTGCGCCGGCAGGACACCACCTCCGTCCCGCTCGGGAGCTTCCCGCGCGACGGACAGACGGTGACCGTGCTGAGGGTGACCGGCGTGACCGAGGTGCGGGAGGAACTGATCCCGTTCGCGGTGGAGCGGACCGAGGACCCCACCCTCTTCAAGGGCACCGAGGTCATCGAGTGGCCCGGGCAGCCCGGGCTGCGGCGGATCACCTATCTGCTGCGCACCGTCAACGGCGTCCAGGAGAAGCCGCGCAAGGAGAAGTCCGAGGTGGTGCGCAAGCCGAGCAAGCAGGTGGTGAAGGTGGGCACCAAGCCCCGGCCGAAGTCCGTGCAGGGCGCCGACCACCTCGACTGGCACGGACTCGCCGTCTGCGAGTCCGGCGGACGCCCGGGCGCCGTCGACCCCTCGGGGACGTACGGCGGGCTCTACCAGTTCGACGCGCGCACCTGGCACAGCCTCGGCGGCCTCGGACGCCCGCAGGACGCGACGGCGGAGGAGCAGACCTTCCGCGCGAAGAGGCTGTACGTGCGCAGGGGGGCCAGTCCCTGGCCGCACTGCGGGGGACGGCTGCACAAGTGA